Proteins from one Armatimonadota bacterium genomic window:
- a CDS encoding electron transfer flavoprotein subunit alpha yields MAIRVIESKCNGCGLCVKACPLNAITVNNKLAIIDLDICNYCGSCVSACRLRAIAIEIEKQPAEDLGQYRGVWVFGEQFRGKIAPVVFELIGVGRKLADDRGAELAVIVLGNNLGDAAAELAEYPVDKIYLYEAPELAQYDGERYSRILADVIRELKPEIMLAGATTTGRSFLSQVAIRLYTGLTADCTGLAIGKDDGLLYQTRPAYGGNVMATILCPYTRPQMATVRHKVFPVSPKRNDGKKAQIINLTPKPQLFSSRSEILDFIEQYESTVNLVEADIIVSGGRGIQDPSNFSMLEELAKLLGGAVGASRAAVDAGWIPYCHQVGQTGKTVCPKLYIACGISGAVQHLAGMSSSDTIIAINKDPDAPIFGVADVGFVGDCLEIIPLLTKKIKAMRGLET; encoded by the coding sequence GTGGCAATCCGAGTTATAGAAAGCAAATGCAATGGTTGCGGATTATGTGTAAAAGCATGTCCGCTTAATGCAATTACCGTTAATAACAAGCTGGCAATCATTGACCTTGACATTTGTAACTACTGTGGTTCGTGCGTGAGCGCCTGTCGGCTTCGTGCGATAGCCATCGAGATTGAGAAGCAACCGGCCGAAGATCTTGGGCAATATAGGGGAGTCTGGGTTTTTGGCGAGCAGTTCCGCGGCAAAATTGCTCCTGTCGTGTTTGAGCTCATAGGTGTCGGTCGCAAGCTTGCCGACGATCGCGGGGCAGAGTTGGCAGTTATCGTTCTTGGAAATAATCTTGGCGATGCAGCCGCCGAACTCGCTGAATATCCAGTTGACAAGATTTACCTTTATGAAGCTCCTGAACTGGCTCAGTATGATGGAGAGCGGTATTCTCGAATCTTAGCAGATGTTATCCGTGAGCTGAAGCCGGAGATTATGCTTGCAGGTGCAACAACAACGGGGCGATCGTTCCTTTCGCAAGTGGCAATTCGTCTATATACAGGGTTGACCGCCGACTGCACCGGTTTGGCGATTGGTAAGGATGATGGTCTGCTATACCAAACGCGCCCAGCATACGGTGGCAACGTGATGGCAACTATTCTTTGTCCATATACCCGCCCGCAGATGGCAACCGTGCGGCATAAGGTATTCCCAGTAAGCCCGAAGCGGAATGATGGGAAGAAAGCACAGATTATAAACCTCACCCCCAAGCCTCAACTTTTCAGTTCTCGCAGCGAGATTCTCGACTTCATTGAGCAGTACGAGTCGACGGTCAACCTCGTCGAGGCGGATATCATTGTATCTGGCGGTCGGGGCATTCAGGATCCCTCAAACTTTTCAATGCTTGAGGAGTTGGCAAAACTGCTTGGTGGCGCAGTCGGTGCAAGCAGGGCGGCTGTGGACGCAGGATGGATTCCATACTGCCATCAAGTTGGACAAACAGGAAAGACTGTCTGTCCAAAACTCTATATTGCATGTGGAATTAGCGGTGCGGTTCAGCATCTTGCGGGAATGTCGTCTTCAGACACTATCATTGCAATCAACAAAGATCCTGATGCACCAATCTTCGGCGTTGCAGATGTGGGCTTTGTCGGCGACTGCCTTGAAATCATTCCTTTGTTAACCAAAAAGATAAAGGCGATGCGAGGACTCGAAACCTGA
- a CDS encoding electron transfer flavoprotein subunit beta/FixA family protein, protein MFKICVCIKQVPATTEVKFDPETNTLIREGVETQINPFDLYALEEAVRMKERLQEQGEEATVTAVTMGPPQAEEALREAISLGADGGILLSDRAFAGADTWATSYTLAKALAKLEPALVFCGMQAIDGDTGQVGPGIAVHLDYAQATYVAKIESFDKKKLTVRRLLENGYEVCSVRLPAVLTVVKEINEPRTPSLRGKMNAKKAQIPVWKPDDIEASPEKIGLQGSPTQVIKVFSPPRREGGEKFTGEPDELADKLLNVLKEMEIV, encoded by the coding sequence ATGTTCAAAATTTGTGTATGCATCAAGCAAGTTCCTGCGACTACGGAGGTAAAGTTCGATCCTGAGACAAACACACTAATTCGCGAAGGCGTTGAGACCCAGATTAACCCTTTTGACCTTTATGCACTGGAGGAGGCAGTTCGGATGAAGGAACGCCTTCAGGAGCAAGGTGAGGAAGCTACCGTTACAGCGGTCACGATGGGTCCGCCACAGGCTGAGGAAGCCCTGAGAGAAGCAATTTCGCTCGGCGCGGATGGTGGAATACTGCTGTCTGACCGAGCCTTCGCCGGTGCGGATACTTGGGCAACGTCCTACACGCTTGCAAAAGCCCTCGCGAAGCTTGAGCCAGCTCTCGTATTTTGTGGGATGCAGGCGATTGATGGTGATACTGGTCAAGTTGGGCCAGGTATAGCGGTGCACCTAGATTATGCCCAGGCAACCTATGTGGCAAAAATTGAGTCCTTTGACAAGAAGAAGTTGACCGTCAGGCGGCTACTTGAGAATGGCTATGAGGTTTGTTCTGTTCGCCTGCCGGCTGTTCTAACCGTGGTAAAGGAGATTAACGAGCCTAGAACCCCTTCTCTGCGAGGAAAGATGAACGCGAAGAAGGCGCAGATACCCGTCTGGAAGCCAGACGACATAGAGGCTTCTCCGGAGAAGATAGGGCTTCAAGGTTCACCAACGCAGGTAATCAAAGTTTTTTCACCGCCTCGCCGAGAGGGCGGAGAAAAATTCACAGGCGAGCCAGATGAGCTTGCTGACAAGTTGTTAAACGTATTGAAGGAGATGGAGATAGTCTAG
- a CDS encoding peptidase C39 family protein — protein sequence MKHVLLTTTLIFLISMTSQAGIVGGRKLFKFENKKDFESFWLTHARWNSAVGGVEAKFAEDGNKNIKTLASSPIDNPYPSALIESPVIEIGFPCSEIIVSWNAVTPLGSYLRVYVQTRSAGVWSKRFTVAIWSRESRADFRTSLRLQKDMFARMESDTLFITKPADAFRVLAELSTRDGKTYPILKMLAVHALAKDSRPGRLRKHREVWGKDLLVPERSQLTVPEGYRFCSATSTAMVLDWWAQKLGRPKLSVPLQTAVDGIYDKGWGGTGNWTFNTAYAAEFGGLKAYVTRLSSVSQIEQWIAKDVPVIVSLDYNILRGKAGRDMGHLMVIRGFTEEGDPIFNDPYTFLDKGECVRKVFPRSNFEASWLTEEGSKGTVYLIYPEGWEIPQNRYLDW from the coding sequence ATGAAACATGTATTATTGACAACGACGCTTATCTTTTTGATTTCCATGACCAGCCAGGCGGGCATTGTTGGGGGAAGAAAGCTGTTTAAGTTTGAAAATAAGAAAGATTTTGAGTCGTTTTGGCTTACCCATGCTAGGTGGAACTCAGCCGTTGGCGGAGTCGAAGCTAAATTTGCTGAGGATGGCAACAAAAACATCAAAACTCTTGCTTCCTCACCAATTGATAATCCATATCCATCGGCTTTGATAGAATCACCCGTGATAGAAATCGGCTTCCCTTGCAGTGAGATTATTGTTTCTTGGAATGCAGTTACTCCGTTGGGAAGCTATCTGCGGGTGTACGTGCAGACGCGCTCAGCTGGCGTTTGGAGCAAAAGGTTTACTGTTGCCATCTGGAGTCGTGAATCCCGCGCTGACTTTCGAACTAGCCTCAGACTGCAAAAAGATATGTTTGCAAGGATGGAATCCGATACGCTGTTTATTACAAAACCTGCCGATGCGTTTCGGGTTTTGGCGGAGCTTTCAACGAGGGATGGAAAGACTTATCCAATTCTTAAGATGCTTGCAGTTCATGCTCTTGCCAAAGATTCTCGCCCTGGTAGGCTCAGGAAACACCGAGAAGTTTGGGGGAAGGACCTCCTTGTTCCCGAGCGCTCCCAGCTCACTGTTCCCGAAGGCTATCGGTTTTGCAGCGCTACTTCGACTGCGATGGTGCTCGATTGGTGGGCACAGAAGCTTGGACGCCCCAAACTTTCTGTGCCGCTCCAAACAGCGGTTGATGGCATTTATGACAAGGGTTGGGGTGGAACAGGCAATTGGACTTTCAATACAGCGTACGCTGCGGAGTTCGGCGGCCTTAAGGCATATGTCACGAGGCTTTCGAGTGTATCTCAGATTGAGCAGTGGATTGCTAAAGATGTTCCAGTAATCGTTAGCCTTGATTATAATATCCTCCGTGGAAAAGCAGGTCGGGACATGGGCCATTTGATGGTAATCCGCGGCTTTACTGAGGAAGGGGATCCTATTTTTAATGACCCATACACTTTCCTTGACAAGGGAGAATGTGTGCGCAAAGTTTTCCCTCGGTCGAATTTCGAAGCTTCTTGGCTTACTGAGGAAGGTTCAAAAGGCACTGTTTACCTAATCTACCCGGAAGGCTGGGAAATACCTCAAAATAGGTATCTGGATTGGTAA
- the ychF gene encoding redox-regulated ATPase YchF, whose product MVSCGIVGLPNVGKTTFFNAITRASAEVSNYPFTTVGKNEAIVPVPDARLDDLKIIAEQEEARPATFRLVDIAGLVRGASKGEGLGNEFLGYIRNVDAIIQVLRCFEAPHISHVEGEPDPIRDLEIIDTELRLADLVVLDRRLDKIGKNPSLKEQKEEREALLAIFDALNSGKNLRSGVVAPELMSKAGPLNLLSAKPRMLVANIGDQCENEYLLRLREWAKEHGELLYELPCKLACDLAELSPEEAEEFANEFGMPTNALAEILIAAYRLLDLITFYTIVGRCVTAWPIRRGSDAYHAAGMIHKDIQKGFIKAEVVSYEDLKASGSWANARHLGKIRLEGREYILQDGDIVFFKFSA is encoded by the coding sequence ATGGTTTCATGTGGCATTGTCGGATTGCCTAACGTCGGCAAGACAACTTTTTTCAATGCAATAACACGCGCTAGTGCGGAAGTCTCAAACTATCCGTTCACTACTGTTGGCAAAAACGAAGCAATCGTTCCCGTTCCCGACGCACGCCTAGACGATTTAAAGATTATTGCAGAACAGGAAGAAGCTCGTCCGGCTACTTTCCGCCTGGTTGATATCGCAGGCTTAGTCCGCGGCGCCAGCAAAGGCGAGGGCCTTGGTAACGAGTTCCTTGGCTATATTCGAAATGTAGATGCAATAATCCAAGTTCTGAGGTGCTTCGAGGCACCGCACATTTCCCACGTGGAAGGAGAACCAGACCCTATTCGCGATCTTGAGATTATTGATACCGAGCTTCGACTCGCAGACCTCGTTGTGCTCGACCGAAGGCTAGACAAAATTGGCAAGAACCCAAGTCTAAAAGAGCAAAAAGAAGAACGTGAGGCGTTGCTAGCTATCTTCGACGCCTTAAATTCCGGAAAAAACTTACGAAGCGGAGTGGTTGCCCCCGAATTAATGTCAAAAGCCGGCCCCCTAAATCTCCTGTCGGCAAAGCCACGAATGCTAGTGGCGAACATTGGGGACCAATGCGAGAATGAGTACCTTCTACGTCTTCGAGAATGGGCAAAGGAGCACGGGGAACTGCTATATGAGCTCCCATGCAAATTAGCCTGCGATTTAGCAGAACTTTCACCAGAAGAGGCTGAGGAGTTTGCGAACGAGTTTGGAATGCCTACAAATGCCCTTGCAGAGATTTTAATTGCAGCATACCGGCTTCTTGACCTTATCACTTTCTACACAATTGTCGGGAGATGTGTAACTGCATGGCCAATACGCCGGGGGTCGGATGCCTATCACGCTGCCGGAATGATACACAAAGATATCCAGAAAGGCTTCATAAAAGCCGAAGTCGTCTCTTACGAAGACCTCAAAGCCTCAGGCTCATGGGCAAATGCGCGGCATCTTGGAAAAATTAGATTAGAAGGCAGGGAATATATACTTCAAGACGGAGACATTGTCTTCTTCAAGTTTTCAGCCTAG